GCCGTCATGCTCTATGTCGACGCAGACAATCAGGCCGCTGTGTCCCTATATCAGAAGCTTGGCTTCGTCCGCTGGGACACCGATGTGATGTATGCACCTTTAACCAAGAATTAACGTCAGCATCCCGCCGCAAGGAAAGCCGGGGACTTCTTGGATTCGGGCACTGAAATTGCTTGTAATGTGGGAGGAAACCCCAGTCCTGAGCTTAGGAGAACCCCAATGCAGCCGGACCCCGTCGGCACCGCCGGATCCACCTCGAAGGGCGCCACGCTGCCCCCACGCTTCGGATCATCGGAAGTGCCGGCTTCACGAGCCACCCAGGACCGCATTGACATCCCGGAATTTGCGCCGAGCCTGGAGCCTGAAGGCGACATCTCGCCCGACCGTTTCCTGGACCGTGAGCTCAGCTGGCTGGCATTCAACTCCCGCGTTTTGGAGCTCGCAGAGGATCCTGACCTCTTCCTCCTGGAACGCGTGAATTTCCTGTCGATCTTTGCCTCCAACCTCGACGAATTCTTCATGGTCCGCGTGGCTGGCCTTAAGCGGCGAATCGCCACCGGACTCGCTGTTCCCTCCCCTGCCGGTTTGAGCCCCATCGAGGTGCTTGAGCAGATCGGCGAGGAGGCGCACAGGCTCCAGGAACGCCACGCACGGGTCTTCGCCGAACAGATCCGTCCCGCCCTGGCCTACGAGCACATCCACATCATGCACTGGAATGAATTGGACGAAGATGCCCGCCACCGGATCAGCATCATGTTCCAGGAGAAGGTCTTCCCAATCCTGACGCCGCTTGCCGTGGATCCCGCGCACCCCTTCCCGTACATTTCCGGCCTCTCGCTGAACCTTGCGGTGATCGTCAGCAACCCCATCAGCGACAAGGAACTCTTTGCCCGTGTGAAGGTTCCGGACCAGCTGCCCCGCCTGATCTCCGTGGACGGCCCGCGCGCAGGTGCCATCCCTGGCCGTGTTGCCCGCTTCATCGCTTTGGAAGAAGTCATCGCCGTCCACTTGGACAAGCTCTTCCCCGGCATGGAAGTCCTTGAGCACCACACCTTCCGCGTCACCCGCAACGAGGACCTCGAGGTAGAAGAAGACGACGCCGAAAACCTCCTGCAGGCCTTGGAGAAGGAACTCCTGCGTCGGCGCTTCGGTCCTCCCGTGCGCCTGGAAGTCACTACGGACATCAACCCGAACATCAAAGCACTGCTTATCCGGGAGCTTGGCGTTGAAGAATCGGAGGTTTACTCCGTACCGGCGCCCCTGGACCTCCGTGGACTCTCTGCGATCAGCGCCATTGACCGCCCGGACCTCCACTACCCCAAGCATGTTCCGCACACGTCCCGGTACCTCAACGAGTCCGAAACGTCCAAGGCAGCCAACGTGTTCGCCGCCATGCGGCGCCGGGACATCCTGCTCCACCACCCGTACGACTCGTTCTCCACGTCGGTTCAGGCGTTCCTGGAACAGGCTGCCGCGGACCCCAAGGTCCAGGCCATCAAACAAACCTTGTACAGGACGTCGGGCGACTCCCCTATCGTTGACGCTTTGATCGATGCTGCCGAGGCCGGCAAGCAGGTCCTGGCACTCGTCGAGATCAAGGCACGATTCGATGAGCAGGCCAACATCTCGTGGGCCCGGAAGCTGGAACAAGCAGGCGTGCACGTGGTGTACGGCATTGTGGGCCTGAAGACCCACTGCAAGCTGTCACTGGTGGTTCGGCAGGAAGTGGACGGCCTGCGCCGCTATTGCCACATCGGCACGGGCAACTATCACCCGCGCACGGCCCGCTACTACGAGGACCTCGGCTTGCTCACCGCGAACGAGCAAGTGGGCGAAGACCTGTCCAAACTGTTCAACCAGCTCTCCGGATACGCGCCGAAGTCCACGTTCAAGCGGCTGCTCGTGGCGCCACGTTCCGTCCGTGCCGGCCTGATCGAAAGGATCGAAGCGGAGATCCGCAACGCCCGCGCTGGCGTTCCTGCCCGGGTCCAGATCAAAGTCAATTCCATGGTGGACGAAGCCATCATCGACGCCCTTTACCGTGCGTCACAGGCAGGAGTGAAGGTGGACGTGGTGGTCCGTGGCATCTGCTCCCTCCGCCCCGGTGTACCGGGACTGAGCGAAAACATTACGGTCCGCTCCATCCTCGGCCGGTTCCTGGAGCACTCGCGCGTCTTTGCTTTTGCCAACGGTGGAGATCCCGTGGTGTACATCGGCTCCGCAGACATGATGCACCGCAACCTGGACCGCCGTGTTGAAGCGCTCGTACAGTTGGCCAGCAAGGAAGACACCGCTACGGTCGTGGACCTCATGAACCGTTATGTGGACGACGGCACCGCTAGTTGGCACTTGGACAACCAGGGCCATTGGACCAGGCACCACCTTGACGAGGACGGCACACCCCTGCTGGACATGCAGTCCTGGCTACTGGCTTCCCGGTCCCGCCAGCGTGCAGCGGCCCGGCGGTAGGGAACGAGTTGAAAAGCGATACCCCCGTGGCGGATCAGACGGACCACCCCGGTGAACGGGTGGCCGTCGTTGCGGCCGGCGCCATTCCTTGGCGACTTCAGAAGGGTGCCCTTGAGGTGCTCCTGATCCACCGGCCACGCTACGACGATTGGTCCTGGCCCAAAGGAAAGCTCGACGCCGGCGAGACAGTTCCGCAGTGCGCCGTACGGGAGGTGCGCGAAGAGATCGGACTTCACAGTTCCCTCGGCGTTCCGTTGCCACCCATTCATTACCACGTCAGCGCCGGCTTGAAAGTTGTGCACTATTGGGCGGTCCGGGTCAACGGCGAACAGCTTCGGCCCGATGGCAAGGAAGTGGACAGCGTCATGTGGTGCAGCCCGGACAGGGCTGCATCTTTCCTGAGCAACCCCACGGATGTAGAGCCCCTTGAGTACCTGGAGAAGGCCCACATCCGGGGCGAACTCGATACGTGGCCGCTCGTGTTGATCCGCCATGCAAAGGCAAAGCCCCGCTCCTCGTGGACCAAGGCTGAAGGCGACCGTCCTCTGGCTGCTACTGGGCAACGCCAAGCCGCGGCCGTCCAGCGCCTGTTGGAAGTGTGGAAGCCACAACGGATTGTTACCAGCCCGTGGACCCGCTGCGTGGCAACCATTGCACCGTACGCAAAGGCAAGCGGAGCCAAGGTAAAGCTTGTTGAAGCCCTTACCGAGCACAACCACAACCGCTCGCCCAAGAAGACTGCTGCCGCGGTGGAGGCCTTGTTCGATAAGCAGGTGCCAATCGCTGTTTGCACTCACCGGCCCGCGCTGCCCACAGTCCTGAAGCAATTAGGCCAGCACATGTCCGCGGCTTTGCGGGGCCTGCTGCCCACGTCCGATCCCTTCCTTTCGCCGGGCGAGGTCATCGTCTGCCAGGTCGCCAGGGGATCAGAACGGAAGATTGTGTCGGTGGAACAGGTCAGGCCTTTCGACGACTAGCCACAGGCGCCTGGCCTGCCACGGTAACAATGACAGCGACGCGGGAGGCTGGGTTGGGTGATGAGACACTCATCGATCTGCTACGGGGTGGCTTGGCTGAACGAAGTAAGCTGGACTCGTGAGCATCCCCACCCCGTATGAAGACCTCCTGCGCGACGTCATGGCCAACGGCACGCACAAGTCGGACCGCACCGGAACCGGAACCCGAAGTGTTTTTGGTCGCCAGCTGAGGTTCGATCTTGCCAAGAGCTTCCCGCTCATCACCACCAAGCGGGTCCACTTCAAGTCCGTGGCGGTGGAGCTCCTGTGGTTCCTGCGTGGCGATTCGAACGTGAAGTGGATGCAGGACCAAGGCGTTTCCATCTGGGACGAATGGGCGGATGCGGATGGCGAACTCGGCCCCGTGTACGGTGTGCAGTGGCGCAGCTGGCCCACGCCCGACGGTGGGCACATCGACCAAATCTCCGAGCTCATGGCCAACCTGTCTGCCAACCCGGATTCCCGGCGACACATCGTGTCCGCGTGGAACGTGGCCGAGCTCAAGGACATGGCGCTTCCGCCCTGTCACGCGTTCTTCCAGTTCTATGTGGCGGACGGCAAGTTGTCCTGCCAGCTGTACCAGCGCTCCGCGGACACGTTCCTGGGCGTTCCCTTCAACATCGCCTCCTACGCCTTGCTGACGTGCATGGTCGCCCAGCAGTTGGGCCTGGAGCCTGGCGAGTTCGTCTGGACAGGCGGCGACGTCCATATTTACGACAATCACGTGGAGCAAGTCAGCGAGCAGCTCAGCCGCGAACCGTACGAGTATCCACAACTGAAAATCCTCCGCAAGCCGGACTCGATTTTCGACTACACCTTGGACGACTTCGAGGTTGTGGGCTACCGCCACCACCCCACTATCAAGGCGCCGATCGCGGTATGAGCATCCAAGACAACCCCGGCCAGGAAACGCCCGCCCCGCTCCCCGGAGTGATCTTCACCCAGGAAACGGCAGCCAAAATGACCGGTATCGGCTTGATCTGGGCCCAAACGCAGTCCGGCGTCATCGGCAAGGACGGCTCCATGCCGTGGCACCTGCCCGAGGACCTGAAGCACTTCAGCCAACTAACCACAGGCCACCCAGTGATCATGGGCCGCAAGACCTGGGAGTCGTTCCCGGACAAGTACCGGCCACTGCCAGGGCGCACCAACATTGTGGTGACCCGCAACTCAAAGTGGGCTTCAACCCCGGAGGCCGAGGGCGCCGTCGTGGTTTCCTCGCTGGACGCAGCCCTGCTGGAATCCCAGTTCGCGCCGGGCGGCCAGAAGGTCTGGATCGTCGGCGGCGGCGAGATCTTCGAACAGTCCATGGGAATTGCCAACGTCGCGGTCGTCACCATCATCGATGCCGACTTCGACGGCGATACGTTCGCGCCTGAACTGGGCGACGACTGGACCTTTGACACTGTTGCGCCGGCCGAGGGCTGGCTGACCGCCAAAAACGGCACACAATACCGGTTCACCACATGGCGCCGGACGGAAAGCTAGGAACGCCTGCATGCTGAAGAAACCTGAAACATTGTTCGTGCTGGGTTATATGTTGCTGCCGCTTTTCGCGCTGATCTCCGCCATCGTGGGGCTGACCATGATCCTTGGCGGAAACCGCATTGTCGGCATCATCGTCTTGATAGTGGTCACGCAGGTCTTCACGTTCGGTGCGTTCTTTGCCTTGCGCAAGCGCAAGGCCGTCCTGCTGCAGGAGCCCGACGCCGGAACCTAGGCCCCTTGGCCCGCTGGCGTACCGCTGTGGCGAGTACCGGCGTCGTGCTTTGCGTGCGTGACGTAACCAACAGCGGCACTGTGCTCCGAAAGTTTAGACTGGGTGAATGACTACAGCAGCTAATCCGTCCGTTGGACTGGTCGGTTGGCGTGGCATGGTCGGCTCCGTCCTGATGCAGCGCATGCAGGAAGAGAACGACTTCGCCAACATCAACCCGGTATTTTTCTCCACCTCGAACGCAGGGGGTGCCGCCCCTTCCTTTGCTGACGGGGCCGGCAAGCTCGAGGACGCGTTCGATATTGAGACGCTTGCCAAGCTGCCGATTATTGTCACCGCCCAGGGCGGCGACTACACCAAGCAGGTCCATGGCGAACTCCGTAGCCGCGGCTGGGATGGCCTCTGGATCGACGCCGCCTCCACGCTGCGCATGAATGATGACTCGATCATCGTGCTGGACCCCATCAACCGCGACGTCATCGACGCCGGCCTGTCCGGCGGCGTGAAGGACTACATCGGCGGCAACTGTACGGTTTCCTGCATGCTCATGGGTCTCGGCGGACTGTTCAAGAACAACCTGGTCGAGTGGGGCACTTCCATGACGTACCAGGCAGCTTCAGGTGGCGGCGCCCGCCA
This window of the Arthrobacter sp. StoSoilB5 genome carries:
- a CDS encoding NF038396 family protein, producing MLKKPETLFVLGYMLLPLFALISAIVGLTMILGGNRIVGIIVLIVVTQVFTFGAFFALRKRKAVLLQEPDAGT
- a CDS encoding RNA degradosome polyphosphate kinase, translated to MQPDPVGTAGSTSKGATLPPRFGSSEVPASRATQDRIDIPEFAPSLEPEGDISPDRFLDRELSWLAFNSRVLELAEDPDLFLLERVNFLSIFASNLDEFFMVRVAGLKRRIATGLAVPSPAGLSPIEVLEQIGEEAHRLQERHARVFAEQIRPALAYEHIHIMHWNELDEDARHRISIMFQEKVFPILTPLAVDPAHPFPYISGLSLNLAVIVSNPISDKELFARVKVPDQLPRLISVDGPRAGAIPGRVARFIALEEVIAVHLDKLFPGMEVLEHHTFRVTRNEDLEVEEDDAENLLQALEKELLRRRFGPPVRLEVTTDINPNIKALLIRELGVEESEVYSVPAPLDLRGLSAISAIDRPDLHYPKHVPHTSRYLNESETSKAANVFAAMRRRDILLHHPYDSFSTSVQAFLEQAAADPKVQAIKQTLYRTSGDSPIVDALIDAAEAGKQVLALVEIKARFDEQANISWARKLEQAGVHVVYGIVGLKTHCKLSLVVRQEVDGLRRYCHIGTGNYHPRTARYYEDLGLLTANEQVGEDLSKLFNQLSGYAPKSTFKRLLVAPRSVRAGLIERIEAEIRNARAGVPARVQIKVNSMVDEAIIDALYRASQAGVKVDVVVRGICSLRPGVPGLSENITVRSILGRFLEHSRVFAFANGGDPVVYIGSADMMHRNLDRRVEALVQLASKEDTATVVDLMNRYVDDGTASWHLDNQGHWTRHHLDEDGTPLLDMQSWLLASRSRQRAAARR
- a CDS encoding dihydrofolate reductase, which produces MSIQDNPGQETPAPLPGVIFTQETAAKMTGIGLIWAQTQSGVIGKDGSMPWHLPEDLKHFSQLTTGHPVIMGRKTWESFPDKYRPLPGRTNIVVTRNSKWASTPEAEGAVVVSSLDAALLESQFAPGGQKVWIVGGGEIFEQSMGIANVAVVTIIDADFDGDTFAPELGDDWTFDTVAPAEGWLTAKNGTQYRFTTWRRTES
- a CDS encoding thymidylate synthase, with the protein product MSIPTPYEDLLRDVMANGTHKSDRTGTGTRSVFGRQLRFDLAKSFPLITTKRVHFKSVAVELLWFLRGDSNVKWMQDQGVSIWDEWADADGELGPVYGVQWRSWPTPDGGHIDQISELMANLSANPDSRRHIVSAWNVAELKDMALPPCHAFFQFYVADGKLSCQLYQRSADTFLGVPFNIASYALLTCMVAQQLGLEPGEFVWTGGDVHIYDNHVEQVSEQLSREPYEYPQLKILRKPDSIFDYTLDDFEVVGYRHHPTIKAPIAV
- a CDS encoding NUDIX hydrolase, giving the protein MKSDTPVADQTDHPGERVAVVAAGAIPWRLQKGALEVLLIHRPRYDDWSWPKGKLDAGETVPQCAVREVREEIGLHSSLGVPLPPIHYHVSAGLKVVHYWAVRVNGEQLRPDGKEVDSVMWCSPDRAASFLSNPTDVEPLEYLEKAHIRGELDTWPLVLIRHAKAKPRSSWTKAEGDRPLAATGQRQAAAVQRLLEVWKPQRIVTSPWTRCVATIAPYAKASGAKVKLVEALTEHNHNRSPKKTAAAVEALFDKQVPIAVCTHRPALPTVLKQLGQHMSAALRGLLPTSDPFLSPGEVIVCQVARGSERKIVSVEQVRPFDD